One Eurosta solidaginis isolate ZX-2024a chromosome 5, ASM4086904v1, whole genome shotgun sequence DNA segment encodes these proteins:
- the LOC137253580 gene encoding glutaminyl-peptide cyclotransferase-like, whose product MAGSSHFITFFILSISVCATQNLHDTYPVGRCKVMHPVYVLSDYELLDYRIPEDRKHLRTAVKQILISRAVGTIGHTQVRKYISNSLNKMGWSVKADEYNVAGKVRFHNIIAKLNANAERFLVLACHYDSRYNEYHTIKGALDAVPCAMLLNMAHVLQDALKPFRETKLSLMFIFFDGREPPRNWDDTDYHYGAQHLADLWNRDGTLDKLDILVELDKIGLAGTTFYSYFEDTSTWFYRFVSLEERLSKANRLHCKKPKPYFENNPKVPYNKRDNFLPFLQQKVPILHLKPELYPYPEADNESIINYDATEDMSRIIRLFIMEYLLGGKKK is encoded by the exons ATGGCAGGCAGCTCACATTTTATCACCTTCTTCATATTAAGCATCAGTGTATGTGCTACGCAGAATTTGCATGATACCTATCCTGTGGGACGCTGTAAG GTAATGCATCCTGTTTACGTGCTATCTGACTACGAACTCTTAGATTATCGAATACCTGAAGATAGGAAACATTTACGTACAGCAGTGAAACAAATACTTATATCACGTGCGGTTGGCACAATCGGGCATACGCAAGTACGCAAATACATCAGTAATAGTTTAAATAAGATGGGATGGTCTGTTAAGGCAGATGAATATAATGTGGCGGGCAAAGTACGTTTTCATAACATAATTGCAAAACTTAATGCAAATGCGGAAAGGTTTCTAGTGCTAGCCTGCCACTATGATAGCAGATATAACGAATATCATACAATTAAGGGCGCTTTAGACGCTGTACCATGCGCTATGCTACTTAATATGGCGCACGTTTTACAAGACGCGCTTAAACCATTTCGTGAAACAAAACTCAGTTTAATGTTTATTTTCTTTGATGGAAGAGAGCCTCCAAGGAACTGGGATGATACCGATTACCATTATGGGGCGCAGCATTTAGCTGACCTTTGGAACAGGGATGGCACTTTAGATAAATTGGATATATTAGTGGAACTGGATAAGATTGGTTTAGCCGGTACGACATTTTATAGTTACTTTGAAGATACTAGTACATGGTTTTATCGTTTTGTATCGCTGGAAGAACGTTTGTCAAAGGCCAATAGGTTACATTGCAAAAAGCCAAAGCCCTACTTTGAAAATAATCCAAAAGTTCCTTATAATAAAAGGGATAATTTTTTACCATTCCTACAACAAAAAGTACCAATATTGCATTTAAAACCAGAGTTGTACCCGTATCCTGAAGCTGATAACGAGTCAATAATTAATTACGATGCTACGGAAGATATGTCGCGTATAATACGTTTATTTATAATGGAATACCTGCTCGGCGgcaaaaaaaaatga